The Amycolatopsis japonica nucleotide sequence GGCGCGTACTGCGTCGTCCGCGCCCTGGAGAAAGCGAGCCCGCGCTGGCTGGCGCTGGCCGGGGTCGCCGTCGGTTTCGGCTTCCTCGCGAAGATGCTGCAAGCGTTCCTGGTGCTGCCCGCGTTCGGGATCGCCTATCTGATCGCCGCGCCGACGTCGCTGGGCAAACGCCTGCTGCACCTACTCGGCGCTTTGGGCGCGACCCTCATCTCCGCGGGCTGGTATCTCGCCGTCGTCGCGCTGTGGCCCGCCGCCGACCGGCCCTACATCGGCGGCTCGCAGGAGAACAGCCTGTGGGAGCTCGCTTTCGGCTACAACGGCCTCGGCCGCATCACCGGCGACGAGGTCGGCAGTGTCGGCGGGAGTCCCAACGGCGGCTGGGGAGGCACGGGCTGGGACCGGTTGTTCGGGAACGAGATGGCGGGCGGGATCGCCTGGCTCCTGCCCGCCGCCGCCGTCGCGCTGGCCGCCGGGCTGTGGTTCACGCGCCGTGCCCCGCGCACCGACGGCGGCCGGGCTGCGCTGATCCTCTGGGGCGGCTGGTTCGTGGTGACCGCCGTCGTGTTCAGCTACATGGGCGGCATCATCCACGCGTACTACACGATCGCGCTCGCCCCGGCGGTGGCCGCGCTCGTCGGGATCGCGGGCACGCAATTGTGGCGCGCACGGGGGAATCCGGCCGCCGCGGGCACGTTGAGCGCGGGGATCGGGCTGACCGCGCTGACGGCGTATCTCCTGCTGGCACGGCAATCCGACCGGCTTCCCGGGTTCGCGATCGCGGTCCTCGTGGCCGGACTCCTGTGCGCCTTCCTGGTGTTCTTCGCCTCGCGTTTGCCTGACGTGGCAAGGCGTCTGGTCGCCCTCGGCGCACTGGTCACGGTTCTCGCAGGCACCGGCGTGTACACGGTCGCGACCGCGGCCACCCCGCATTCCGGCGCGCTCCCCTCCGCCGGACCGGATACGGGCCGGGGCATGCGGATGGGCGGCGGCGGGTTGCTCGGGACGAGCCTGCCCGGCGACGAACTGGCCGCGCTGATCCGGCGGGACAGCGCGAACTACACCTGGGCGGCGGCGACCGTCGGCTCCAACAACGCCGCGGGTTATCAGCTCGGCAGCGGCGCGCCGGTGATGGCCGTCGGCGGGTTCAACGGCACGGATCCGGCCCCCACACTCGAACAGTTCCAGGAACATGTCCGAAAAGGACGGATACACTACTTCCTCGGCGAAGGCATGATGATGCGCGGGGAGACCGGCAGCGACGCCGCCGAGCGGATCGCCGCCTGGGTCGCGGACACCTACGAACCGACCACTGTGGACGGTGTCACCGTCTACGACCTGAGCCGGTGAATCCCGTGACAGGACACAGCGACAGCACAGCTCGGGCACAAGGCGACCTCAGCGCGATGGCCGAGATTGACGTCATGACAACCGCGATCCTCTCCGGCGCCGAAACCGGCCGCCGCCCCGCCATCGCCCCGGACGGCTCCCCCGTGCTCGACGTCGTCATCCCGGTCTACAACGAGGAGACCGACCTCGAACCGTGCATCCGGAGGCTGCACGCGCACCTCGTGGAGCAGTTCCCGTACCCGTTCCGGATCACCGTCGCCGACAACGCCAGCACCGACGGCACACTGCACGTCGCGGAACGGCTGAGCCGCGAGTTCGAGTCCGTCGAAGTCCGGCACCTCGAAGAAAAAGGCCGCGGCCGCGCGTTGCGTGCCGTTTGGTCCACTTCGGACGCTCCGGTGCTCGCGTACATGGACGTCGACCTCTCGACCGATCTGGCCGCGCTCGGGCCGCTGATCGCGCCACTGCTGTCCGGCCACTCCGACCTCGCCATCGGCAGCAGGCTCGCCCGTGGCGCGCGGGTGGTGCGCGGGCCGAAGCGGGAGTTCATTTCCCGGTGCTACAACCTGATCCTGCGCGGCACGCTGGCGGCGAGGTTCAGCGACGCGCAATGCGGTTTCAAGGCGATCCGTGCCGACGTCGCCGAACGGCTGCTCCCCCACATCCAGGACACCGGCTGGTTCTTCGACACCGAACTGCTCGTGCTGGCGCAGAAGGCCGGGCTGCGGATCCACGAGGTCCCGGTCGACTGGGTGGACGACCCGGATTCGTCGGTGAACATCATCGCCACCGCCACCGCCGACCTCAAAGGCATCGCACGGCTGACCAAGGCCACGATGACCGGCCGGATCCCGATCAGCGGCCTGCGCGAGCAACTCGGCCGCGCGCCGATCCAGGTACAGGCGCCGGGGGTGGCGCCGAGCCTGGTGCGGCAGCTGGTGCGGTTCGCCGCCGTCGGTGTCGCCAGCACCGTCGCCTACCTCGTGCTTTTCCTGTTGTTGCGGACGTTCACCGGCGCGCAGGCGGCGAACCTCGTCGCGCTGCTGGTGACGGCGATCGGCAACACCGCGCTCAACCGGCGCCTGACCTTCGGCATCCGCGGCAAGCAAGGCGCCGGGCTGCACCAGTTCCAGGGACTCATCGTGTTCGGGCTCGGGCTCGCACTCACCAGTGGCGCGCTGGCGCTGCTGCACACGATGACCGCGCCGGGGCTGACGCTGGAGATCACCGCGCTCGTGCTCGCGAACCTCGCGGCCACCGTCCTGCGTTTCCTGCTGCTGCGGGGCTGGGTGTTCCGCCGCCGCCCCGCCACCGAGATGGAGAGCTGATCGATGACCACCGCACTCGCTTCCCGGGCCGAACCCGGCCACGCCGGGGAAACCGCCACGAAACCACCCGGCCGATGGGTCCGGCCCGCCGTGTTCGGGCTGCTCGCCGCCACCGCGCTGCTGTACTTCTGGAACCTGACCGCCTCCGGCTACGGCAACTCGTTCTACGCGGCGGCCGTGCAGTCGGGCACCCAGGACTGGAAGGCGTGGCTGTTCGGCTCACTCGACGCGGGGAACGTCCTGACGGTCGACAAACCCCCGGCCGCACTCTGGGTGACGACGGCGTTCGCCCGGATCTTCGGTTTCTCCAGTTTCACCGTGCTGGCACCGCAAGCGCTGATGGGCGTGGCTTCGGTCGGCCTTCTGTACCTGACGGTCAAGCGGACCTCCGGACCGGTCGCCGGCCTGTTCGCCGGGGCGGCGCTCGCCGTCACGCCGGTCGCCGCGCTGATGTTCAAGTTCAACAACCCGGACGCGTTGCTGACGCTGCTGCTGATCGCCGGTGGGTACTGCACGATCCGCGCGATCGAAAAGGCGAGCCCGCGCTGGCTGGCGCTGGCCGGGGTCGCCATCGGATTCGGCTTCCTGACCAAAATGATGCAGGCGTTCCTGGTGCTGCCCGCGTTCGGGCTCGCGTACCTGATCGCGGCGCCGACGTCACTCGGCAAACGCCTGCTGCACCTGTTCGGCGCAGTGGTCGCGGTGGTCGTCTCGGCGGGCTGGTTCATCGCGCTGGTCGATCTGTGGCCGACCGATTCACGGCCGTACATCGGCGGCTCGGACGGGGACAGCCTGCTCGAACTGGCCTTGGGCTACAACGGTCTCGGCCGGATCTTCGGCATGGGCGGCGGCGTGATGGTCGGTGGTCCCGGCGGTTCCGTCAGCTCCGGCGGCGGGAACGTCGGCTTCGGCGGCGAGAGCGGCCTGACCCGGATGTTCGGCGCCAGCTTCGGCAGTGAGGTGTCGTGGCTGCTGCCCGCCGCACTGATCGGGCTGGTCGCGGGGCTGTGGTTCACCCGGCGGGCGGCCGGGACCGACCGGACGAGGGCCGCGTTGATCGTGTGGGGCGGCTGGATGCTGGTCACCTCGCTGGTGTTCAGCTTCATGAGCGGGATCGTGCACCCGTACTACGCCGTCGCGCTGGCGCCGTCGATCGCCGCGGTGGTGGCGATCTCCGGGACCTCGCTATGGCGCGGCCGGGCGCATTTCGCGCCCCGGATGTTCCTGTCGCTGATGATCGCGGCCAGCGCCGTGTGGGCGTACATCCTCTTGGACCGTGACGCGGACTGGCTGCCCGCGTTGCGCTGGATCATCGTCTGCCTCGGCCTGCTGACCGCGACCGTCGTGCTGGTGGGTGTCCCGCCGCTGCGCAAACTCGTCGCCGTCGTCGCGACGGTCTCCGTGCTGGCGATCGGCCTCGGGACCACCGCGTACGGCATCGAGACCGCTTCGCAGTCGCACTCCGGCTCGATCCCGATCTCCGGCCCGTCCACCGGGGGCGAGCGCGGAATGGGCATGGGCATGGAAGAGGGGTCCTCGGCGGAGATCGGGGCCGTGCTCGCGGCGACCACGACGAAGTGGGCGGCCGCGACGTCGAGTTCGCAGTCGGCGGCGAACCTGGAGCTCGCGAGTGGGAAGTCGGTGATCGGCATCGGCGGTTGGAGCGGCGGGGACCCCGCACCCACCCTGGCCGAGTTCCAGCAATACGTGGCGAACGGCGACATCACCTATTACGTCGAAGGCGGCCGCGGCGGCGGGCCGGGCGGCGGTTCGAACGAGATCTCCGAATGGGTCGCCGAGAACTTCCCCGCCACCACGGTCGGCGAACAGACGGTGTACCACCTGCTCTCCTGAAATTGCGTCGACAAACCTTGGGGCGCACGGGAATCCTGGACGGCGTGAATCGGCCGTACCGCTGGGATCTCGTGCGCCCCGACCAGCTCGGGACGCTACTGGAGCGCGCCGAAGAACCGTCGTTGTGGTTCCTGGACGAATTGATCGAATGCGCCGCGAAGGTGATCGCCCGGGCGGGAGACGCGGACCTCTACTTCGTCGGCCGCTCCGCGGACAGCGTGCACGATCTGCTGAGCGGAACCCCTTGGCGGGAACGGATCCACCAGTTGCCGCTGTCGTTCGCGGGGACCCGGTCCGGACTGGCCGAGTCCGATGTGGACACTCTTCGCGGCTACCTCGCCTCGGCGGGCCTGAGCCCGCACGACCTGGCGCGCGGACGGCCGAAGGTGTTCGTCGACCTCGTCTACACAGGACAGACGTTCACCGACCTGTACGGGCTGCTGCGGCAGTGGATCGACGACGAGCGCGAGGCGTGGAGCATCATCCGCGGACGGCTCCGGTTCCTCGGGATCACCATCCGCGAGGACACCACGCCGTCGGCGTTCCGCTGGCAGCAGCATTTCGGCTGGCCCGCCGACCTGCCCGCGAACGGCGTCCGGAACATCTCGCTCGACGAGCCGGTCTGGCTCTACTTCGGGAACACCCAGGCCAAGCTGACGGCGTCGTTCCCGAGGCCGCGCTGGTCGGACGAGAACGGCCGGGCGCCGGAGCATTCGGAGAAGCGGCTGCGGGGGCTCGCCGAGGCGGTCGCGATCGTCGAGGCAGGACGTTCGAAGGCGGGGCGGGGCCTGCTCGTGCGGCATCTGCGGAAGGAACCGGCGATGGCGGAGAGCTGGCTGCGGACGCTGATCACCCGTCTGCGCTGACCGCGGCCTCGCGACTCGCGTGATCAAGCACCGATCTCGCGTGATTGAAGGCGGAACTCACGTGACTGGAGGCGTAACTCGCGAGTTCCGCCTCCAATCACGCGAGTTACGGGTGTGATCACGCGAGTCGCGTCTCCGATCACGCGGTTGCGCTGACCGACAGCTGCCTTTCACCTACCCCTCAGGTCACCCACAGGATTCAGGCGGATCCTGGAAGCAGGGCATCACCCAGGGGTGAGGAGTAGACGATGAGGGAGCTTCCGCACTGGCACACGGCGAGCGCGCGGGGACCGCGCGAGTACAACGCGGACGCCGTCGCGGCGTACGCGGCGGCGGGCGGCCGCGGGATCGTGTTCGCGCTGGCCGATGGAGTCGGAGATCACCCGAATGCCGCACACGCGGCGCGCACGGCGGCATCGGCGGCGGCGAGGACACCGGTCGATCAGGGGGCGGTCGGGGCCGTTCTCGCTGCTCAGCGGGCCGTGCTCGCCCTCGGCGAGGCCGGTGACTGCGTCCTCGTCGTGGCCGTCCGGACCGGCGAAGGGTATGGCATCGCGTGGGTCGGGGACGCGCGGGCGTACGCTTGGGACGGTTACACCGTGCGGCAGGTGACGAAGGACCATACGCTCGCGCAGTACTTCCGCGACCACGACCAACCCGTGACACCGCGGATGGAACACGTCGTCACCACCAGCGTCCGCACGGCCGGTGCGCACGAGATCGGCACCGCCACCGTCACGACCGGCGGGCTT carries:
- a CDS encoding ArnT family glycosyltransferase, which encodes MTLLASRDEADRTAPPARGTPADPRWVRPSLAALLLATAVLYLWNLGESGWANAFYSAAAQAGSLSWKALFFGSSDAANAITVDKTPAALWVMSLSARLFGVNAWSVLVPQALMGVGSVAVLYAAVRRTSGPAAGLLAGTVLALTPAAALMFRFNNPDALLVLLLTAGAYCVVRALEKASPRWLALAGVAVGFGFLAKMLQAFLVLPAFGIAYLIAAPTSLGKRLLHLLGALGATLISAGWYLAVVALWPAADRPYIGGSQENSLWELAFGYNGLGRITGDEVGSVGGSPNGGWGGTGWDRLFGNEMAGGIAWLLPAAAVALAAGLWFTRRAPRTDGGRAALILWGGWFVVTAVVFSYMGGIIHAYYTIALAPAVAALVGIAGTQLWRARGNPAAAGTLSAGIGLTALTAYLLLARQSDRLPGFAIAVLVAGLLCAFLVFFASRLPDVARRLVALGALVTVLAGTGVYTVATAATPHSGALPSAGPDTGRGMRMGGGGLLGTSLPGDELAALIRRDSANYTWAAATVGSNNAAGYQLGSGAPVMAVGGFNGTDPAPTLEQFQEHVRKGRIHYFLGEGMMMRGETGSDAAERIAAWVADTYEPTTVDGVTVYDLSR
- a CDS encoding bifunctional glycosyltransferase family 2/GtrA family protein — protein: MTTAILSGAETGRRPAIAPDGSPVLDVVIPVYNEETDLEPCIRRLHAHLVEQFPYPFRITVADNASTDGTLHVAERLSREFESVEVRHLEEKGRGRALRAVWSTSDAPVLAYMDVDLSTDLAALGPLIAPLLSGHSDLAIGSRLARGARVVRGPKREFISRCYNLILRGTLAARFSDAQCGFKAIRADVAERLLPHIQDTGWFFDTELLVLAQKAGLRIHEVPVDWVDDPDSSVNIIATATADLKGIARLTKATMTGRIPISGLREQLGRAPIQVQAPGVAPSLVRQLVRFAAVGVASTVAYLVLFLLLRTFTGAQAANLVALLVTAIGNTALNRRLTFGIRGKQGAGLHQFQGLIVFGLGLALTSGALALLHTMTAPGLTLEITALVLANLAATVLRFLLLRGWVFRRRPATEMES
- a CDS encoding glycosyltransferase family 39 protein: MTTALASRAEPGHAGETATKPPGRWVRPAVFGLLAATALLYFWNLTASGYGNSFYAAAVQSGTQDWKAWLFGSLDAGNVLTVDKPPAALWVTTAFARIFGFSSFTVLAPQALMGVASVGLLYLTVKRTSGPVAGLFAGAALAVTPVAALMFKFNNPDALLTLLLIAGGYCTIRAIEKASPRWLALAGVAIGFGFLTKMMQAFLVLPAFGLAYLIAAPTSLGKRLLHLFGAVVAVVVSAGWFIALVDLWPTDSRPYIGGSDGDSLLELALGYNGLGRIFGMGGGVMVGGPGGSVSSGGGNVGFGGESGLTRMFGASFGSEVSWLLPAALIGLVAGLWFTRRAAGTDRTRAALIVWGGWMLVTSLVFSFMSGIVHPYYAVALAPSIAAVVAISGTSLWRGRAHFAPRMFLSLMIAASAVWAYILLDRDADWLPALRWIIVCLGLLTATVVLVGVPPLRKLVAVVATVSVLAIGLGTTAYGIETASQSHSGSIPISGPSTGGERGMGMGMEEGSSAEIGAVLAATTTKWAAATSSSQSAANLELASGKSVIGIGGWSGGDPAPTLAEFQQYVANGDITYYVEGGRGGGPGGGSNEISEWVAENFPATTVGEQTVYHLLS
- a CDS encoding PP2C family protein-serine/threonine phosphatase, which gives rise to MRELPHWHTASARGPREYNADAVAAYAAAGGRGIVFALADGVGDHPNAAHAARTAASAAARTPVDQGAVGAVLAAQRAVLALGEAGDCVLVVAVRTGEGYGIAWVGDARAYAWDGYTVRQVTKDHTLAQYFRDHDQPVTPRMEHVVTTSVRTAGAHEIGTATVTTGGLLLTSDGVHKTLSGPAMLDILGMPDGAAAELVRTAISLGGSDNATAIVVDPPGAEVTTEKFRVAA